The Calderihabitans maritimus genome segment ACGAGGAATTCTGGGGCACTCGGGGTACAACCGGGCTGAAGCGCCGCAGGAAAAAAAGGCGGCGGGTTATTTCCGGGACACTGACCTGGTTGTTACTCATTATCGTCTTTTTTGGTGCCTTTACCTATATCGGTTTTCGCATTACCGACAGTTGGCTGTCCCCGGGGGTAGATTCCGGGGAGCGGGACGGGCAGGCTCTGGCGGATACAGGGAGCAGAAATCTTAAGCGATTCAATATCCTGCTTCTGGGAGTGGACCAGCGGGAGGACGAGACTTCCCGGGCGGATACTATTATGGTTGCCTTTCTTGACCCAGGAGAAAAGACCGTCAGGCTGCTTTCCATTCCCCGAGACACTTACGCAGAAATCCCGGGCCGGGGCCGGGAGAAGATCAACCACGCCCACGCCTACGGTGGACCGGAATTGATGGTTAAGACAGTGGAAAATTTCCTGGGAATTTCCCTGGACGGGTACGTGGAGGTCAATTTTGAAGGGTTTATAAAGGTCATTGATCTGTTGGGCGGGGTAAAGATCAACGTGGAAAAACGAATGCACTATCCTCCGGAAGGCATCAATCTCTACCCGGGGCTCCAGACTCTGGACGGACAGAAGGCGTTGCAGTATGTCCGGTTCCGCAGCGACGGCAGGGGGGACATCGGCCGGATCGAGAGGCAGCAAAAATTTCTACAACTGCTGGCCGACCAGGCACTGCGCCTGAAGAATCTCCCCAA includes the following:
- a CDS encoding LCP family protein, coding for MKENHRNNLSFDEEFWGTRGTTGLKRRRKKRRRVISGTLTWLLLIIVFFGAFTYIGFRITDSWLSPGVDSGERDGQALADTGSRNLKRFNILLLGVDQREDETSRADTIMVAFLDPGEKTVRLLSIPRDTYAEIPGRGREKINHAHAYGGPELMVKTVENFLGISLDGYVEVNFEGFIKVIDLLGGVKINVEKRMHYPPEGINLYPGLQTLDGQKALQYVRFRSDGRGDIGRIERQQKFLQLLADQALRLKNLPKLPGIIQEIWANTRTDLSLTEIISLTAAFKEVEEISIEAKTVPGEPTYINGLSYWKPDHEQLQKIIDAFTRH